A window of Metabacillus sp. B2-18 contains these coding sequences:
- a CDS encoding metallophosphoesterase yields MFKQRLKKLISILCMTFLLPAAFPSDHQYQLSLSREVSVVQNYYHAHQYNSISQDSLVVSENATSTEPPKVFAPKGEKEFSYKKYLSLIEKNSDVNRTDSITKFPYHRFDVKVNRNIKPADKVTLHWEGKSLPGRQVTMYAWNVANEKWTELDGTIASDEEFALNGTIKADEYVQDRRISVIVQDQLPKHGKSYDYSFVWMTDTQYYAQDYPAIFKSITEWIAQNKDVMNIRYVFHTGDIVNKAHDEKQWQRASAYMNTLDVAKIPYGVLPGNHDEGDDFKKYKQYFGEHRFKHKSYYGGSYDDNRGHYDLISANGKDYIFVYMGWDIGEEEMKWMNKVLQRHSDRTAILSFHEYLKKNGKRSREGNELFEKVVVPNKNVVAVLCGHYHSSQLKVDELDDNQDGDVDRKVYQILADYQKGGEGGNGFLRLLHIDEETNSIDVGTYSPYLNQYHYYDPEKYPDKEQFTMDINVKRTQKMIATTYFEVNIYKHLTGEKVAYQKE; encoded by the coding sequence ATGTTCAAACAACGATTAAAAAAGCTTATCTCAATTCTTTGTATGACCTTTCTTTTACCTGCAGCATTTCCTTCTGATCATCAGTACCAGCTTTCACTTAGCAGGGAAGTGAGTGTGGTACAAAATTACTATCATGCTCATCAGTACAATTCAATTAGTCAAGATTCTTTAGTGGTCAGTGAAAATGCAACATCAACGGAACCACCTAAAGTTTTTGCTCCCAAGGGTGAAAAAGAGTTTTCCTATAAAAAGTATCTTTCGCTAATAGAGAAAAACAGTGATGTGAATCGAACAGACTCTATCACAAAATTTCCTTATCACCGCTTTGACGTAAAGGTGAACCGAAATATAAAACCGGCGGATAAGGTAACACTTCATTGGGAGGGAAAGTCACTTCCGGGAAGGCAAGTTACCATGTATGCCTGGAATGTAGCAAATGAAAAGTGGACGGAGCTTGATGGTACGATAGCTAGTGATGAAGAATTTGCGTTAAATGGAACGATAAAAGCAGATGAATACGTGCAAGACCGTAGAATCAGTGTGATTGTTCAAGATCAGCTTCCGAAACATGGAAAAAGCTATGATTATTCGTTTGTTTGGATGACAGATACTCAATATTATGCACAGGATTATCCCGCCATTTTTAAAAGCATCACAGAATGGATTGCTCAAAACAAAGATGTGATGAATATCCGTTATGTGTTTCATACCGGCGATATTGTCAATAAAGCTCATGATGAAAAGCAATGGCAACGAGCAAGTGCTTATATGAATACATTAGATGTTGCGAAGATTCCTTATGGAGTTCTCCCGGGCAATCATGACGAAGGAGACGATTTCAAAAAATATAAGCAGTATTTTGGTGAACATCGATTTAAGCATAAATCCTATTATGGCGGCTCTTATGATGATAATCGGGGTCATTATGACTTGATTTCTGCAAATGGAAAGGATTATATCTTTGTTTATATGGGCTGGGATATTGGGGAAGAAGAAATGAAATGGATGAATAAGGTTCTTCAGCGACACTCTGATCGAACAGCGATTCTCTCGTTTCATGAGTATTTAAAAAAGAACGGAAAACGAAGTCGTGAAGGAAATGAATTATTTGAAAAAGTGGTTGTTCCAAATAAAAATGTTGTTGCTGTTCTATGCGGTCATTATCATAGCAGTCAGCTAAAGGTTGATGAGCTTGATGATAATCAAGATGGAGATGTTGATCGGAAGGTATATCAAATTCTTGCGGATTATCAAAAAGGTGGAGAAGGAGGAAATGGGTTTTTACGCTTGCTTCATATTGATGAAGAAACAAACTCAATTGATGTTGGGACCTATTCCCCTTATTTGAATCAGTATCACTATTATGATCCTGAAAAGTATCCAGATAAAGAACAGTTTACAATGGACATTAATGTGAAGAGAACGCAGAAGATGATTGCAACTACGTATTTTGAAGTGAACATCTATAAACATCTTACAGGTGAGAAGGTAGCATATCAAAAAGAGTGA
- a CDS encoding N-acetylmuramoyl-L-alanine amidase family protein, whose product MRIMIDAGHGYSTPGKQTVDGMKEYEFNRAVAIEMKKIFTSYQGVTIYFSHSDEKDVPIIERTTMANQAKVDLFVSIHANAHGNGKEWTSAEGIETFVYISRPKTALGLASKVQAALIHRTGRKNRGVKSASFYVLKATKMTAILCECGFMTNKTEAKLLRTADYQKSCAKAIVEGIESYYKLSK is encoded by the coding sequence ATGAGGATCATGATTGATGCTGGACATGGCTACAGCACCCCTGGTAAACAAACCGTTGATGGTATGAAGGAATATGAATTTAATCGAGCCGTTGCCATTGAAATGAAAAAAATATTTACAAGCTACCAAGGTGTCACAATTTACTTTTCACACTCAGACGAAAAAGATGTCCCTATCATCGAAAGAACAACAATGGCAAATCAAGCAAAGGTTGATTTATTTGTCTCTATCCACGCAAATGCACATGGCAATGGAAAGGAATGGACTTCTGCAGAAGGAATTGAAACATTTGTATATATCTCTAGACCAAAAACTGCCCTTGGTTTGGCATCAAAAGTACAAGCAGCATTAATTCACCGTACTGGTCGGAAAAATCGAGGAGTGAAATCAGCAAGCTTTTATGTTTTAAAAGCAACAAAAATGACAGCCATTCTTTGCGAATGCGGGTTTATGACAAACAAAACAGAGGCAAAGCTATTGCGGACTGCTGATTATCAAAAATCATGCGCCAAAGCAATTGTTGAGGGAATTGAATCATATTATAAGCTTAGTAAGTAA
- a CDS encoding phage holin family protein, with translation MIRWLISILVNALILIVVAGFFDSFQLSGVAAALGASLLLSILNVLVKPFLILLTLPVTVLTLGLFLFVINAVTLMIAQGLMGDSFVIDGFGTALLASVFISILHLLIQKGIIEPMKKDK, from the coding sequence ATGATAAGATGGCTTATAAGTATTCTAGTAAATGCGCTTATATTAATTGTTGTTGCAGGATTTTTTGATTCGTTTCAATTAAGTGGTGTTGCAGCAGCTTTGGGAGCAAGCTTACTTTTGTCTATTCTTAACGTGTTAGTAAAACCATTTTTAATTTTATTAACATTACCTGTTACGGTATTAACGCTTGGGTTATTTTTATTTGTTATTAATGCAGTAACTCTTATGATCGCTCAAGGGTTAATGGGAGATTCCTTTGTTATCGATGGCTTTGGTACAGCTTTACTAGCCTCTGTTTTTATTTCCATTCTTCATTTGTTGATTCAAAAGGGAATTATAGAGCCGATGAAGAAGGATAAATAA
- a CDS encoding PspC domain-containing protein has protein sequence MKRLFRSRHDRKLSGVLGGLSNYIGIDASLLRILFVVLLIFTGFFPLALIYIVSIFLMPEETDY, from the coding sequence ATGAAAAGATTGTTTCGATCACGTCATGATCGGAAGTTATCAGGTGTACTTGGAGGCTTATCAAACTATATAGGTATTGATGCATCACTATTACGAATATTGTTCGTTGTTTTATTAATCTTTACTGGATTTTTTCCATTGGCACTGATTTATATAGTCTCGATCTTTTTAATGCCAGAAGAAACGGATTATTAG
- a CDS encoding diguanylate cyclase domain-containing protein — translation MNSNKRYIVSDHKEITSIDELEIIWNNTNDAIFLIAPDGALLKANPAFEEILGYSTEELIGNPHPPILPTLQKQKGFLERMKKGEIIKYHEAQRVTKEGKVIDIVSSYCPVHNHNGELVCTVGMYKDVTKQIEAQRKLRESEEKYRFIANHTSDLIMILDNQKSITYVSPSSEPLLGYSSVECLDKHISVFISEHDILSFMNWGEQLEKTNTVLETELRYKHASGCLIWMELRGSYVVDEDKKRTIIVSRDISERKKYEEELRNIAFHDSLTGLPNRYYFNELLKDEMRKSKVHSMEMAIMYLDIDSFKQVNDTFGHAGGDAILIEFSKRIQKSIRNKDIVCRLSGDEFVIIVSIPSDEEVVRNIASQIQAELKQPIVFEHHQIYITASIGISIYNEEELSSEELIKRADHALYEVKENGKNDVTFWGDSFVNK, via the coding sequence TTGAACTCAAACAAACGTTACATCGTATCCGATCATAAAGAAATTACCTCCATTGATGAACTTGAAATCATTTGGAATAATACGAATGATGCCATCTTTTTAATTGCTCCGGATGGGGCTCTATTAAAAGCAAATCCTGCATTTGAGGAAATTCTTGGTTACAGCACTGAAGAATTAATCGGTAACCCACACCCTCCAATTCTGCCAACACTCCAGAAGCAAAAAGGCTTTTTAGAAAGAATGAAAAAAGGTGAAATCATCAAATATCATGAAGCGCAACGGGTGACAAAGGAAGGGAAAGTGATTGATATTGTATCCTCCTACTGTCCTGTGCATAATCATAATGGGGAGCTAGTATGCACGGTCGGAATGTATAAGGACGTAACAAAACAGATTGAGGCCCAAAGAAAGTTAAGGGAAAGTGAAGAAAAATATAGATTTATTGCCAATCATACATCAGACTTAATTATGATTCTTGATAATCAAAAATCAATCACATATGTTTCACCTTCCTCAGAACCGTTGTTGGGGTACTCTTCAGTAGAATGTCTGGACAAGCATATTTCGGTATTCATTTCTGAACATGACATACTTTCTTTTATGAACTGGGGTGAACAGCTAGAAAAAACAAATACAGTTCTAGAAACAGAGCTTCGTTATAAACACGCAAGTGGCTGTTTGATTTGGATGGAATTAAGGGGTTCTTATGTAGTTGATGAGGATAAAAAAAGAACGATTATTGTGTCAAGAGATATCAGTGAACGTAAAAAGTATGAAGAAGAATTAAGAAATATAGCTTTTCATGATTCTTTAACAGGTCTGCCAAACCGATATTATTTTAATGAATTATTAAAAGACGAAATGAGAAAATCTAAGGTCCACTCAATGGAAATGGCTATAATGTACCTTGATATTGATTCTTTTAAGCAAGTAAATGATACGTTTGGACATGCTGGCGGTGATGCCATTTTGATCGAATTCTCAAAAAGAATTCAAAAAAGCATTCGAAATAAAGATATTGTTTGCCGCTTAAGTGGTGATGAATTTGTTATTATTGTTTCAATTCCAAGTGATGAGGAAGTTGTTCGAAACATTGCTTCTCAAATTCAAGCTGAGCTAAAACAACCAATAGTTTTTGAACATCATCAAATCTATATTACAGCATCTATTGGAATCTCAATCTATAATGAGGAAGAATTATCATCAGAAGAATTAATTAAGAGAGCGGATCATGCCCTTTATGAAGTAAAAGAAAATGGAAAGAACGATGTTACGTTTTGGGGTGATTCGTTCGTTAATAAATGA
- the lgt gene encoding prolipoprotein diacylglyceryl transferase — MEESIKPLNPIAIELGPIQVHWYGVIIGLGALLALLIAVRESERRGLHKDTFVDLVLFAIPIAILGARAYYVIFQWDYYSQNPGDIIKIWNGGLAIHGGLIAAIITGAVFAKVKKLSFWKLADIAAPSIILGQAIGRWGNFMNQEAHGGPVTREFLEGLFLPDFIVNQMYINGQYYHPTFLYESLWNLAGFIGLMLLRKANFRRGELFLTYVIWYSVGRFFVEGLRTDSLMLTETLRIAQVISIVLVAVAVGIIIFRRLKGYSNVRYLDTSQ, encoded by the coding sequence ATGGAAGAAAGTATTAAGCCACTTAACCCGATAGCCATTGAATTAGGTCCGATTCAAGTACATTGGTACGGTGTGATTATCGGCTTGGGCGCATTGCTTGCCTTACTTATTGCTGTAAGAGAAAGTGAACGACGCGGACTGCATAAAGACACATTTGTTGATCTTGTTCTGTTTGCGATCCCAATTGCCATTTTAGGAGCAAGAGCCTATTATGTTATTTTTCAATGGGATTATTATTCTCAAAACCCGGGCGATATTATAAAAATCTGGAATGGCGGTCTCGCGATTCATGGTGGGTTGATCGCGGCGATTATTACTGGAGCAGTATTTGCAAAAGTGAAAAAGCTTTCGTTCTGGAAGCTAGCTGATATTGCGGCACCAAGTATTATTCTTGGGCAGGCGATTGGACGATGGGGTAATTTTATGAACCAAGAAGCACATGGTGGTCCCGTTACAAGAGAATTTCTAGAAGGATTGTTTTTACCAGATTTCATAGTAAATCAAATGTATATTAATGGTCAGTATTATCATCCAACTTTCTTATATGAATCATTATGGAATCTCGCTGGATTTATCGGATTAATGCTACTAAGAAAAGCAAACTTCAGACGCGGGGAACTTTTCTTAACCTATGTGATTTGGTATTCAGTAGGAAGATTCTTTGTTGAAGGACTAAGAACTGACAGTTTAATGCTGACAGAAACGTTAAGAATTGCGCAAGTCATCTCAATTGTTCTTGTTGCAGTTGCTGTAGGCATTATCATCTTCAGACGTTTAAAAGGCTATTCTAATGTAAGATATTTAGATACGAGTCAATAA
- a CDS encoding DUF4870 domain-containing protein gives MDKTNRFLASLNYFSVFFAPFLLPIAIYFIVDQLEVKSHAKKALVSHIIPFLSLIGVVMVLFFSAGAGSSQEGIFLSFIFGFLFVGLINLIVGIWNIVKGIQLLIRD, from the coding sequence ATGGATAAAACAAATAGATTTTTAGCATCTTTGAATTACTTTAGCGTGTTCTTTGCGCCTTTTTTGTTACCGATTGCGATTTATTTTATTGTTGATCAGTTGGAAGTTAAGAGTCATGCGAAAAAAGCACTCGTGTCACATATCATACCGTTTTTGTCACTGATCGGTGTGGTCATGGTACTCTTCTTTTCAGCAGGAGCTGGCTCTTCTCAGGAGGGAATATTTTTATCCTTCATTTTTGGATTTCTTTTTGTAGGTTTGATTAATTTGATTGTTGGGATTTGGAACATTGTAAAAGGAATACAGCTTTTAATTAGGGATTAA
- the hprK gene encoding HPr(Ser) kinase/phosphatase, translating to MPKVRTKDLIDKFNFEVISGEEGINRPITTSDLSRPGIEMAGFFTYYPKERVQLLGKTELSFFHQLSAQEKKHRMDELCTEITPAIIVTREMETPQELIDASEREGVPVLRSSMKTTRLSSHLTNFLEGKLAPTTAVHGVLVDIYGVGVLIIGKSGVGKSETALELVKRGHRLVADDCVEIRQEDKDTLIGSAPELIEHLLEIRGLGIINVMTLFGAGAVRSFKRITLVINLELWDQNKQYDRLGLEEDKMRIIDTDITKLTVPVRPGRNLSVIIEVAAMNHRLKRMGVNAAEQFTNKLAGVIEDGDNEEE from the coding sequence GTGCCAAAAGTTCGCACAAAGGATCTTATTGACAAATTTAATTTTGAAGTGATTAGTGGAGAAGAAGGAATAAATCGTCCAATTACAACAAGTGATTTGTCACGTCCTGGTATTGAGATGGCTGGTTTTTTTACATATTATCCGAAAGAACGTGTTCAATTACTTGGTAAGACGGAATTATCATTTTTTCACCAGCTTTCCGCGCAAGAGAAAAAGCATCGTATGGACGAGCTTTGTACAGAGATTACTCCTGCCATTATTGTGACTAGAGAAATGGAAACTCCTCAGGAGCTGATCGATGCCTCTGAACGTGAAGGAGTTCCTGTGTTACGTTCATCGATGAAAACAACCCGTTTATCAAGTCATTTGACGAACTTCCTTGAAGGAAAGCTTGCCCCAACAACTGCTGTTCATGGAGTGTTAGTTGATATCTATGGTGTGGGTGTTCTAATTATTGGAAAAAGCGGTGTTGGTAAAAGTGAAACAGCCCTTGAGCTAGTAAAACGCGGTCACCGTCTTGTCGCAGATGATTGTGTGGAAATACGTCAGGAAGATAAGGATACGCTTATTGGAAGTGCCCCTGAGCTAATTGAACATTTATTAGAAATTAGAGGACTAGGAATCATCAATGTGATGACACTATTCGGTGCAGGTGCGGTTCGAAGCTTTAAACGTATTACACTTGTGATTAACTTAGAACTATGGGATCAAAATAAACAGTACGACCGCCTAGGTCTTGAAGAAGATAAAATGAGAATCATTGATACAGATATTACCAAGCTAACAGTTCCTGTTCGTCCTGGACGTAACTTATCTGTTATTATCGAAGTAGCTGCGATGAATCACCGTTTAAAACGAATGGGTGTAAATGCAGCGGAGCAATTTACAAATAAGCTTGCCGGTGTGATTGAAGATGGAGACAACGAGGAAGAATAA
- a CDS encoding DUF4097 family beta strand repeat-containing protein has protein sequence MKHQKIRILKLVEEGKLSAVEALSLIESLENEEKVKAEKITALSTEVIADYKQEQHDTNESKQQSLGNKLMDWVDSAVKKVKDMDLDLNFGKSIDLKHIFQFQDSDFQDIDIHLPNGSVIIEPWKEEDIRVECDVKVYRVENNEQARETFLTGVDCQMEGNRFIFFTEKKMMKINVYIRVPQQSYERVKIKLFNGPIRGEGLLVGTIKAKTANGVLSFSDIKATTGEFETANGQIKVANSSFGKIEAETISGLIQFNGSAEKVDAQSFNGNVQLTLHDENCETLYAKTTTGNIDIHVPEDTSMIGELKSNLGALSTKVKNVEVSFEKNETIQKELKFRTAHEAKLTVFADSKTGSITIK, from the coding sequence ATGAAGCATCAAAAAATAAGAATTTTAAAGTTGGTAGAAGAAGGGAAACTATCTGCAGTTGAGGCTCTTTCATTAATAGAATCATTGGAAAATGAAGAAAAAGTGAAGGCAGAGAAGATCACAGCTCTTTCAACTGAGGTCATAGCTGACTATAAGCAAGAACAACATGACACAAATGAATCAAAACAGCAATCATTAGGAAATAAGCTGATGGATTGGGTTGATTCTGCTGTGAAAAAAGTAAAGGATATGGACCTGGATTTAAACTTTGGCAAGTCTATTGATCTTAAACATATTTTTCAGTTTCAAGACTCTGATTTTCAGGATATTGATATTCACTTGCCAAACGGAAGTGTCATAATTGAACCATGGAAGGAAGAAGATATTCGAGTCGAATGTGATGTGAAAGTTTATCGAGTTGAAAACAATGAACAGGCAAGAGAAACCTTTTTAACAGGTGTTGACTGCCAAATGGAAGGAAATCGTTTTATTTTCTTTACAGAGAAAAAAATGATGAAAATCAATGTGTATATAAGAGTACCGCAGCAATCTTATGAAAGAGTAAAGATCAAGTTGTTTAATGGACCAATAAGAGGGGAAGGTTTACTAGTAGGGACAATCAAGGCGAAAACAGCAAATGGTGTTCTTTCCTTCTCAGATATAAAAGCGACAACAGGTGAATTTGAGACTGCGAATGGACAAATTAAAGTAGCAAACTCGAGCTTTGGTAAAATAGAAGCAGAAACAATTAGTGGCTTGATTCAGTTTAATGGTTCAGCTGAAAAAGTGGATGCGCAAAGTTTCAATGGTAATGTGCAGCTCACTTTACATGATGAGAATTGTGAAACACTTTATGCTAAAACAACAACAGGTAACATTGATATTCATGTACCTGAGGACACCAGTATGATCGGGGAATTAAAGTCGAATTTAGGGGCTCTTTCCACAAAAGTAAAGAATGTCGAAGTTTCCTTTGAAAAGAATGAAACCATTCAAAAAGAATTGAAATTTCGAACAGCACACGAAGCGAAATTAACTGTTTTTGCAGATTCAAAAACAGGATCTATTACAATTAAATAA